The following proteins come from a genomic window of Miscanthus floridulus cultivar M001 chromosome 2, ASM1932011v1, whole genome shotgun sequence:
- the LOC136539262 gene encoding TOM1-like protein 1, protein MSDNLMDKINALGERLKISGAEVSQKMSVGVSNMSFKMKEFFQGQNMADKIVDEATLETMDAPDWATNLEICDMVNTDRVNSVEVIRAVKRRIMLKNPWVQYLSLVLLETIVKNCDKAFSEIAAERVLDEMVKLIDDPQTIVNNRNKALMLIEAWGESGDDLRYLPVYEETYKSLRSRGIRFPGRDDESLAPIFTPPRSVPVAEPYSEVAQEGYQEIPDESFAPARTAPAVQVNEAFEVARNSVELLSTVLSSSLQKEVLQDELATTLVHKCQQCQYTIQRIIETAGDNEAQLFEALSIHEELQKVLSKYEKLKEPVCVELEPEPAMIPVTVEPEESPRTVSKQDAHVRKPGGSSDQSGRDDLLQDLDDMIFGKKGATSSHQDTTPRKDKDDFISL, encoded by the exons ATGAGCGACAATCTGATGGATAAAATCAACGCCCTTGGTGAGCGGCTCAAGATAAGCGGTGCAGAAGTTAGCCAGAAGATGTCAGTTGGCGTCAGCAACAtgagtttcaagatgaaggagttcTTCCAGGGCCAGAACATGGCGGACAAGATTGTTGACGAGGCCACGTTGGAGACCATGGACGCCCCCGATTGGGCTACCAACCTTGAGATATGTGACATGGTGAACACTGACAGGGTAAACAGCGTTGAAGTCATCCGGGCCGTCAAGAGAAGAATTATGTTGAAGAATCCATGGGTGCAGTATCTATCTCTCGTCCTACTTGAGACCATTGTTAAGAACTGCGACAAGGCTTTCTCTGAGATTGCTGCTGAGCGGGTGCTTGATGAGATGGTCAAGCTGATTGATGATCCACAGACTATAGTTAACAACAGAAACAAGGCTCTTATGCTTATTGAAGCATGGGGAGAATCTGGAGATGACCTCCGCTACCTTCCCGTGTATGAAGAAACATACAAG AGCTTAAGATCTAGGGGAATTCGCTTTCCTGGGCGTGATGATGAGAGCCTAGCACCAATATTTACTCCTCCCCGTTCAGTACCTGTAGCTGAACCATATTCTGAGGTAGCACAAGAAGGATATCAGGAAATTCCAGATGAGAGTTTTGCTCCAGCTCGCACTGCCCCTGCTGTGCAAGTAAATGAGGCTTTTGAGGTGGCTCGTAATAGTGTCGAGCTTCTTTCCACTGTGTTATCTTCCTCTCTGCAAAAAGAGGTTTTACAG GATGAATTGGCAACCACTCTCGTTCACAAATGCCAACAATGTCAGTACACGATCCAGAGGATCATCGAGACGGCTGGTGATAATGAGGCTCAGCTTTTTGAGGCATTGAGCATTCACGAGGAACTGCAGAAGGTCCTGTCCAAGTATGAAAAGCTCAAGGAGCCTGTTTGTGTTGAGCTAGAGCCCGAACCAGCGATGATTCCAGTTACCGTGGAGCCCGAGGAATCCCCCCGCACTGTGAGCAAACAAGACGCCCATGTAAGGAAACCAGGAGGTTCTAGCGATCAGTCCGGTCGGGATGACCTGCTCCAGGATCTAGATGACATGATATTTGGTAAGAAAGGTGCTACCTCGTCTCATCAGGACACAACTCCCAGAAAGGACAAGGATGATTTCATCAGCCTCTAA